One Sus scrofa isolate TJ Tabasco breed Duroc chromosome 1, Sscrofa11.1, whole genome shotgun sequence DNA segment encodes these proteins:
- the VIP gene encoding VIP peptides precursor has product METRSKPQLLVLLTLFCILFSQTLAWPLFGAPSALRDRLPFEETNEPDEISLKADTDVLQNALAENDTPYDVSRNVRHADGVFTSDFSRLLGQLSAKKYLESLIGKRVSNGISEDQGPAKRHSDAVFTDNYTRLRKQMAVKKYLNSILNGKRSIEGESPDFLEELEK; this is encoded by the exons ATGGAAACTAGAAGTAAGCCCCAACTCCTCGTGCTCCTGACACTTTTCTGCATACTCTTCTCGCAGACCCTGGCATGGCCTCTTTTTGGAGCACCTTCTGCTCTGAG GGACAGACTACCATTTGAAGAAACAAATGAACCAGATGAAATTTCATTAAAAGCAGACACTGACGTTTTACAAAATGCATTAGCTGAAAATGACACACCTTATGATGTATCCAG AAATGTCAGACATGCTGATGGAGTTTTCACCAGTGACTTTAGCAGACTCTTGGGTCAACTCTCTGCCAAAAAATACCTTGAGTCCCTTATTGGAAAACGAGTTAG CAATGGCATCTCAGAAGACCAGGGACCAGCCAAACGCCACTCGGATGCAGTCTTCACTGACAACTACACCCGCCTTCGCAAACAAATGGCTGTCAAGAAGTACTTGAACTCCATTCTAAATGGGAAGCGGAG CATTGAAGGAGAATCTCCTGACTTTCTTGAAGAGttagaaaaatga